From a region of the Panicum virgatum strain AP13 chromosome 2K, P.virgatum_v5, whole genome shotgun sequence genome:
- the LOC120695165 gene encoding uncharacterized protein LOC120695165 has translation MIANDPKTLGITDFFKSFYNGFPEISTTWFAYQDEKVIYENPFKFQLDSWKTDEEATKIMKEIISPRILPVNFIAGKDVPSYEFYNPSVAARQLGFGQVSPFLFFIGKVQFRGALDSALSYGRLKDLEPDDDDQNPPTICRSGQLINYALPVDKPNIGYGAPTLTDVADHWEKTQVQHSPSAPRKSRADSPLIQLSDHALSELHGQPNTAIPSSSSQPLVPIGSNLEEIRLKQTGYRIFDVNGSEEIYDKIIFCLHDPDALKVLGAKATHDELRILGAFKYINSDVYFHCDESLMPHNSYAWSSRNFLGTTSSDACVTYWLNIFQNIESSWPFLVTFNPPRIPNHVLLKWHSSHPIPSMAAAKATLELNNIQGKRGIWFCGPYQGYRFHEDGVKAGKVAVSELLQRNCDLLVNPKPMVPSWTEAGARLLVARNFERYITIGNVSILEGGTTFSFGRVCERCPVKSVMLVHDPQFYWKVVTEADLGFAYAYINGYISFVDKREDLLNLVLINLANRGERKRLSSSASKRKGWLKPFLGFTGLAFAKYFLRHASRNNSVSKAAKNISKHYDLSNDFFALYLDPSMTYSSGIFKADDESLEAAQLRKLDSLINKAKVESGHHVLDIGSGWGTLAIRLVKKTGCKYTGITLSEEQLKYSKIKVKEAGLEDRITFLLCDYRRIPTCHKFDRIISCEMIEHVGHEYMDDFFSCCEYHLADQGLFVLQFIAMPEELYDRMRLRPEFMKEYIFPGGCLPSLARVVSAMSNASRLWYMCLQLYFVAVGVY, from the exons ATGATTGCCAATGATCCCAAGACCCTTGGCATTACCGATTTTTTCAAGTCCTTCTACAATGGTTTCCCAGAGATCTCCACTACTTGGTTTGCATACCAGGATGAAAAGGTCATATATGAAAACCCTTTCAAATTCCAGCTTGACTCGTGGAAAACTGATGAAGAAGCCACCAAGATTATGAAAGAGATAATCTCCCCAAGAATTCTGCCGGTCAACTTCATAGCTGGCAAAGATGTGCCCAGCTATGAGTTTTATAATCCATCAGTGGCGGCCAGACAACTGGGATTTGGCCAAGtgtccccttttcttttcttcattgGCAAAGTTCAGTTCAGAGGAGCTCTTGACAGCGCTCTCTCTTATGGTCGATTAAAAGATTTGGAGCCTGAT GATGATGATCAGAATCCTCCTACAATCTGCAGGAGTGGGCAGCTGATCAACTACGCCTTGCCAGTCGATAAGCCAAATATCGGCTATGGTGCCCCAACTCTGACAGATGTGGCAGACCACTGGGAGAAAACGCAAG TACAGCATTCACCTTCAGCTCCCAGGAAATCTAGGGCGGACTCTCCATTGATACAG CTTTCCGACCATGCACTATCTGAATTACATGGCCAGCCAAATACTGCAATCCCGAGCTCTTCATCACAACCCCTCGTTCCTATTGGCTCCAATCTAGAAGAAATACGCCTGAAGCAG ACAGGTTACAGAATTTTTGATGTTAACGGTTCAGAAGAGATATACGACAAGATCATATTTTGTCTTCACGATCCTGATGCTCTAAAAGTACTAGGAGCCAAAGCAACACATGATGAACTGAGGATTCTTGGTGCTTTCAAGTATATCAACAG TGACGTGTACTTCCACTGTGATGAAAGTTTGATGCCACATAATTCGTACGCATGGAGCTCCAGGAACTTCCTGGGGACAACAAGCAGTGACGCCTGTGTAACCTACTGGCTAAATATATTTCAG AACATTGAATCTTCCTGGCCTTTTCTTGTGACATTTAACCCTCCTCGTATTCCCAATCATGTATTGCTCAAATGGCATTCGAGCCACCCAATTCCGTCCATGGCTGCTGCAAAGGCTACCCTTGAGCTCAATAACATCCAAGGAAAGAGAGGAATATGGTTCTGTGGCCCATATCAAG gCTACAGATTCCATGAGGACGGTGTGAAG GCTGGGAAAGTAGCAGTTTCAGAATTGCTTCAAAGGAATTGTGACCTTTTGGTTAACCCAAAACCAATGGTCCCATCATGGACTGAGGCCGGTGCACGTCTTCTGGTAGCAAGAAATTTTGAACGATACATCACCATCGGTAACGTGAG CATATTGGAAGGAGGCACTACGTTTAGTTTTGGTAGAGTATGTGAAAGATGCCCTGTAAAATCTGTGATGCTAGTACATGACCCGCAATTCTATTGGAAG GTTGTAACAGAAGCAGACCTTGGTTTTGCATATGCCTACATCAATGGATATATCTCATTTGTTGATAAGCGAGAAGACCTTCTGAATCTTGTTCTG ATTAATTTGGCTAATAGAGGTGAACGCAAAAGGTTGAGCAGCAGTGCCAGTAAAAG GAAGGGCTGGTTGAAACCCTTTCTTGGATTCACTGGGCTTgcatttgcaaaatattttttgcgTCATGCTTCAAGGAACAACTCTGTATCCAAAGCTGCTAAAAATATATCTAAGCACTATGATCTG AGTAATGACTTCTTTGCTCTTTATCTGGATCCATCCATGACTTACTCTTCTGGTATTTTCAAG GCGGACGACGAGAGCTTAGAAGCAGCCCAGCTACGTAAACTTGACAGTCTAATTAATAAG GCTAAGGTGGAGTCCGGGCATCATGTTCTTGATATTGGTAGTGGTTGGGGCACTTTAGCGATACGCTTGGTGAAGAAAACTGGTTGCAAGTACACAGGAATTACCTTGTCTGAAGAGCAACTGAAATACTCCAAGATAAAGGTCAAAGAAGCGGGATTAGAG GACCGCATAACTTTCCTCCTTTGCGATTACCGCCGAATACCAACTTGCCATAAGTTTGACAGGATTATAAGTTG TGAGATGATTGAACACGTCGGGCATGAGTACATGGATGATTTTTTCAGCTGCTGTGAGTACCATTTGGCAGACCAAGGCCTATTTGTCCTCCAG TTCATCGCAATGCCAGAGGAATTGTACGACAGAATGAGGTTGCGGCCCGAGTTTATGAAGGAATATATCTTCCCAGGTGGCTGCCTACCTTCTCTAGCCCGGGTTGTGTCTGCCATGAGTAATGCATCAAGGCTCTGGTATATGTGCTTGCAACTATACTTCGTagctgttggtgtatattga